In Desulfomonilia bacterium, one genomic interval encodes:
- a CDS encoding penicillin acylase family protein gives MRKILILLVAASFLFSGCAIIKKNFNASVDKPSGTLKMDGIKSKVTISRDNLGIPYIEAESEDDLFFATGYAMASDRLWQMYLRSMVMQGRLSEIVGKDTLETDIYFRTLGIKELVNGALATLDKKHLASLESFSKGVNAYISTHKKLPPEFSITGYKPDPWTPADSLYCFSAVSYGLSYNLYEELDFLVLASRLGYEKMPWLFPVYSGYSLPVDETKKLSDIPASELMGSKSGKVDTAFNLDGIVPKPMPASNNWAIMGSKTLSGKSIVCNDTHLMPSTPSEWLIMHLKCPTYEAAGVMAPGLPVVVLGYNGKVAWGITMVSADSQDIFVEKLKTEGGSRSYLYKGQWLPVTQRKETFKIKSSDKPVEKIISATCHGSLLNTNIKNVPFSSEIMPDSSRYGLALSWANQGMTDTFAGFYTLAGAGNVDEARNCILKVGAMYLNFVFGDSENIGWQVSGICPVRKNGVGLLPSPGWTGEYDWTGYVPVEKMPGDKNPSKGFLATANNAIVPPDYPVMISSSWACPERIERIESILSPIKNTTTGDMMTMQFDRYSLMAFKVQKMLFEGPFAQEIRTAIGKLSMNDRDKANKCLELLDPKVFDCNMKPTSPNAAVMGAFYHTATINTFLDEFGPMDNPQWKALGRLTGRYSSVNTFLDKFKQYDATAWKCLDSTAAWGYSAQEDHLLARPDSPLWDDPRTDAKETKADIIAVSLADAVILCEKRMGTDPAKWQWGQLLHYDFRHDISEEMPLGLLKDYLNPGMYPAGGDWNTINVAGFSLADGTFEVSEIPAMRLIVNFGEDEPAHLVSVPGQSGNPSSPHYRDMLKDYFITGENHPLVFKEVNVRKQYKDVLTLIPGK, from the coding sequence ATGAGAAAAATATTAATCCTTTTGGTTGCCGCAAGTTTTCTTTTTTCCGGATGTGCAATCATCAAGAAAAACTTCAATGCCTCGGTTGACAAACCATCAGGCACATTGAAGATGGATGGTATCAAATCAAAGGTAACTATCAGCAGGGATAACCTGGGCATACCGTATATTGAGGCGGAAAGTGAAGACGACCTCTTTTTCGCCACAGGTTATGCAATGGCCTCCGACAGGCTCTGGCAGATGTATTTAAGGAGTATGGTTATGCAGGGGAGGCTCTCCGAGATTGTCGGGAAGGACACCCTTGAGACCGATATCTATTTCAGAACGCTGGGAATAAAGGAGCTTGTAAACGGAGCTCTTGCAACCCTTGATAAAAAACACCTTGCATCCCTTGAAAGCTTTTCGAAAGGGGTAAATGCATATATCAGCACACACAAAAAACTGCCGCCGGAATTTTCAATCACGGGATACAAACCTGACCCATGGACGCCGGCTGACAGCCTTTACTGCTTCAGCGCGGTGAGCTATGGACTGTCTTATAATCTCTATGAGGAACTGGATTTCCTCGTTCTTGCATCCAGGCTCGGATATGAAAAGATGCCCTGGCTCTTTCCCGTCTATTCCGGATACTCGCTGCCTGTGGATGAAACTAAAAAGCTCAGTGATATTCCCGCCTCCGAGCTTATGGGTTCAAAGAGCGGCAAAGTGGATACGGCTTTCAATCTTGACGGCATAGTTCCAAAACCAATGCCTGCATCCAACAACTGGGCTATCATGGGTTCAAAGACACTTTCGGGAAAATCGATAGTCTGCAATGATACCCACCTCATGCCGTCGACACCTTCGGAATGGCTGATAATGCATTTGAAATGTCCCACTTATGAGGCGGCGGGCGTCATGGCCCCGGGACTGCCTGTCGTGGTTCTTGGGTATAACGGCAAAGTCGCATGGGGCATAACCATGGTATCAGCCGACTCTCAGGATATTTTCGTTGAAAAATTGAAGACAGAGGGCGGCAGCCGTTCATATCTATATAAGGGACAGTGGTTGCCGGTTACACAAAGGAAGGAGACCTTTAAAATAAAGTCTTCGGACAAGCCCGTTGAGAAGATTATTTCAGCAACATGCCACGGTTCGCTGTTGAATACGAACATCAAGAATGTCCCGTTTTCCTCTGAGATAATGCCCGACAGCAGCAGATATGGTCTTGCACTTTCATGGGCTAATCAGGGCATGACGGACACGTTCGCCGGGTTCTACACACTGGCAGGCGCCGGTAATGTCGATGAAGCCAGGAATTGCATATTGAAGGTCGGCGCCATGTATTTGAATTTCGTATTCGGAGACAGCGAAAATATCGGGTGGCAGGTTTCAGGGATATGCCCTGTCAGAAAAAATGGTGTAGGCCTGCTGCCTTCACCGGGCTGGACAGGTGAATATGACTGGACTGGTTATGTCCCTGTGGAAAAGATGCCCGGTGACAAGAATCCCTCGAAGGGGTTTTTAGCAACAGCCAACAATGCCATTGTTCCGCCCGATTACCCTGTAATGATATCAAGTTCATGGGCATGTCCGGAGCGAATCGAAAGGATTGAGTCCATTTTATCGCCGATTAAAAATACGACGACAGGTGACATGATGACTATGCAATTCGACCGGTATTCCCTTATGGCCTTCAAGGTTCAGAAAATGCTTTTTGAAGGCCCCTTTGCCCAGGAGATAAGAACGGCCATCGGAAAGCTGTCTATGAATGACAGGGATAAGGCGAACAAATGTCTTGAGCTACTCGACCCGAAGGTCTTTGACTGCAATATGAAGCCGACATCTCCCAATGCCGCTGTCATGGGTGCATTCTATCATACGGCGACTATCAATACTTTTCTGGATGAATTCGGGCCGATGGATAATCCCCAGTGGAAGGCGCTGGGAAGGCTGACCGGCCGCTATTCTTCAGTCAATACATTTCTGGACAAGTTTAAGCAATATGATGCCACTGCGTGGAAATGCCTCGATTCAACCGCTGCATGGGGATATTCCGCACAGGAGGATCATTTACTGGCAAGGCCGGATTCTCCGTTGTGGGATGATCCGAGGACGGATGCAAAAGAGACAAAGGCCGATATCATCGCGGTTTCACTTGCCGATGCTGTAATTCTCTGTGAAAAGAGAATGGGGACTGATCCGGCAAAATGGCAGTGGGGCCAGCTTCTTCATTACGACTTCAGGCATGATATCAGCGAAGAGATGCCGCTCGGTTTGTTGAAAGATTATTTGAATCCCGGAATGTATCCGGCCGGCGGCGACTGGAATACCATTAATGTAGCAGGTTTTTCATTGGCGGACGGCACGTTCGAGGTTTCTGAAATCCCTGCAATGAGATTGATCGTAAACTTTGGAGAGGATGAACCGGCGCATCTGGTAAGTGTGCCCGGACA
- a CDS encoding VacB/RNase II family 3'-5' exoribonuclease, which translates to MKAKGTIVWNEKGYAFLVRDDGREDVFLRAADLCGAMHGDRVEARIFRQGKGFRGCVTCVLKRDNIRISGRYIRYKKWGVIEPVKPIPYTVIVPQGWETGARHGDMVTAILSPPKGSGRIDSIAARVDAILDMPENIKDDLRHIIIKYSLSAGFSEEALKEADEVSSVDLYKCAANRVDLRNSVLFTIDGRNARDFDDAVGMEKLNDGNFLLRVAIADVAELVRTGSVLDKEAQERGFSVYFPETCLPMLPEALSNGVLSLKPGEERLAVVAEMKLGPRGRLISTRCYEAIIRSRARLMYETASPYLEGKGGEPSMDAEVNKSLKMLNVLAGHLMRARKKAGSLDFDLPEVEIEISESGYIEDISRRPRGPAERLIEEMMLLANRAVCSYLKERNMPVLFRVHDKPAQEDIDGLVEILDDLGCPKALTGRLSQSAASGRHLNRVLNEVADAYRGHELEAFVHRHILRSLRQAEYSIVDIGHFGLGFSGYLHFTSPIRRYSDLLVHRVLKSLFRPEGVKDHEKSKFARRLKKLAPDISRKERTTNEAMMEAVKLKTASYMKRHVGETFSGIVTGILPFGFFVEISDPPVDGLVRAADIPGARISEGRKVRMGRHVISMGDKVDVLIASVDETRGYIDMKLAEDKNRRP; encoded by the coding sequence ATGAAAGCCAAGGGTACTATCGTCTGGAATGAAAAGGGATACGCATTTCTAGTAAGGGACGACGGCAGAGAGGATGTCTTTCTGAGAGCGGCCGACCTTTGCGGCGCAATGCACGGAGACAGGGTCGAGGCAAGGATATTCAGGCAGGGCAAAGGCTTCAGAGGGTGTGTGACCTGTGTGCTTAAGCGCGATAACATCAGAATATCCGGCAGGTATATCCGATATAAAAAATGGGGAGTGATCGAACCGGTAAAACCGATACCTTATACGGTTATTGTCCCTCAGGGCTGGGAAACAGGCGCCAGGCACGGGGATATGGTAACCGCCATCCTTTCACCACCAAAGGGTTCGGGCAGGATTGATTCCATTGCAGCAAGAGTTGACGCCATACTTGATATGCCTGAGAATATTAAAGACGACCTCAGGCATATAATAATCAAATATTCACTGTCCGCAGGCTTTTCAGAGGAGGCGCTGAAAGAGGCTGATGAAGTATCGTCTGTGGATCTATATAAATGTGCTGCAAACCGTGTTGATCTGAGAAACAGTGTCCTGTTCACGATCGACGGCAGAAACGCCAGAGACTTTGATGATGCCGTCGGGATGGAAAAGCTGAATGACGGTAATTTTCTGCTGAGGGTTGCAATTGCAGATGTAGCAGAGCTCGTCAGAACCGGCTCTGTTCTCGACAAAGAGGCGCAGGAAAGGGGATTCAGCGTGTATTTCCCCGAAACATGTCTGCCCATGCTTCCCGAGGCTCTCTCTAACGGTGTGTTAAGCCTGAAACCCGGCGAGGAAAGGCTTGCCGTCGTCGCCGAGATGAAACTCGGCCCCCGGGGAAGACTTATTTCGACCAGATGCTATGAAGCCATTATCCGTTCAAGGGCAAGGCTCATGTATGAAACAGCCTCGCCCTACCTTGAAGGCAAGGGTGGTGAGCCCAGCATGGATGCGGAAGTCAACAAGTCACTGAAAATGCTCAATGTGCTGGCAGGCCATCTTATGAGGGCCCGGAAAAAAGCGGGCAGCCTTGATTTTGACTTGCCTGAAGTTGAGATAGAAATATCTGAGAGCGGCTATATCGAGGACATATCCAGAAGACCAAGAGGGCCTGCAGAACGCCTTATTGAAGAAATGATGCTGCTTGCGAACAGGGCCGTATGCTCCTATCTGAAAGAGAGAAACATGCCAGTGCTTTTCAGGGTTCATGACAAGCCTGCGCAGGAAGATATCGATGGACTGGTGGAGATCCTTGATGACCTTGGTTGCCCAAAAGCGCTTACCGGAAGACTGTCGCAGTCGGCAGCTTCCGGCAGGCATCTTAACAGGGTCTTGAATGAGGTTGCCGATGCATACAGAGGACATGAACTGGAGGCTTTTGTACACAGGCATATACTGCGTTCTCTGAGACAGGCCGAATATTCAATAGTGGATATCGGCCATTTCGGTCTTGGTTTTTCAGGTTATCTGCATTTCACTTCTCCGATCAGGAGATATTCCGATCTGCTGGTCCACAGGGTCCTGAAAAGCTTATTCCGGCCGGAAGGCGTCAAGGATCATGAAAAATCAAAATTTGCCAGAAGGCTTAAAAAACTGGCCCCAGACATAAGCAGGAAAGAACGTACTACAAACGAGGCCATGATGGAGGCCGTAAAATTGAAGACGGCGTCATACATGAAGCGCCATGTCGGAGAGACGTTCAGCGGCATTGTGACAGGCATACTGCCGTTCGGTTTTTTTGTTGAAATTTCGGATCCTCCTGTTGACGGTCTGGTAAGGGCGGCTGATATTCCGGGTGCAAGGATATCGGAAGGCCGGAAAGTAAGGATGGGAAGGCATGTTATTTCAATGGGCGACAAGGTGGATGTGCTGATTGCATCGGTTGACGAAACCAGAGGATATATAGACATGAAACTGGCTGAAGATAAAAATCGCCGGCCATGA
- a CDS encoding putative quinol monooxygenase, whose translation MMLIVVARMNAQTGKEEEMEKAFLDIIPKVESEEGTLAYVLHRMKKKPQSFLMYERYRDKEALAFHSSTPYFAELFEKIAPLMDGAPVIEVYEVLSSIKEKV comes from the coding sequence ATGATGCTGATTGTTGTTGCCCGGATGAATGCGCAGACCGGAAAAGAGGAAGAGATGGAAAAGGCCTTTCTAGACATTATCCCGAAGGTGGAATCAGAGGAAGGGACTCTTGCTTATGTCCTTCACCGCATGAAGAAGAAGCCGCAGAGCTTTCTCATGTATGAGAGGTACAGGGACAAGGAAGCGCTTGCCTTTCACAGCTCGACGCCGTATTTTGCAGAGCTTTTCGAAAAAATAGCCCCTTTGATGGATGGCGCCCCCGTAATTGAAGTCTATGAAGTGCTTTCATCCATAAAAGAGAAAGTCTAG